One window of Dromaius novaehollandiae isolate bDroNov1 chromosome 20, bDroNov1.hap1, whole genome shotgun sequence genomic DNA carries:
- the GOLGA2 gene encoding golgin subfamily A member 2 isoform X5: MADGSRQSKLAAAKKKLKEYQQKNSPGATAGAKKKRKTKEGSRPETPTNDDRQSPENIQNILKVLVSDLNRSNGVAIPSLDKRKAYFDSDVATRNAEQLAADVPVLSNSNSLPSCGSVLPAPGSMQLTQIHEAEDHKNALDENRSLSSTESLRQLSEQLNGLVSQSTSYVNGESAVSSTNIKEMEKQQNQEAMNQLEKEKKEFEQKFSKEQAALREQLQVHIQTIGILVSEKSELQTALGHTQQAARQKSGEAEDLAARLQSSRQRVAELERTLSSISMQQKQSDKHNKELVKERDNLKLELYKQSKGSEELKQQNSELSEKLRSLVSENSAMKLDMEDLHKKLEMAELMIQQFSNQSGSLDANQQLQIALEERASLETQIAQLSESLHQLRAERDQYVEKLKEEGSIWQQRVQQLSEQVHTMAEEKEKHVTQIRELEANVTELLSKSVKPMDIEPSSPSGPTEAELSLQEEVQRLQQEKEELHGQYQAQVRDNEQLSHLNREQEERLLELEKAVQRYSEESVDRQQILESMQSDKATISRALSQNRELKEQLAELQNGFVKLTNENMEVTSALQSEQHVKKELAKKLGQLQENLGELKETLELKTQEARGLQDQRDQYYSHLQQYTVAYQQLAAEKEELHKQFLLQTQLMDRLQHEEVQGKVTVEMHLKELQQTKESLEAVAKENKELQAQISQLAAELDGRMLHRVEGDGVESEAMIEENPKSSFVIPENFESHEEMVAFLTSAMSQVEKEREDMRQQLTAQKQQCRSLLQQIAALRQEQQHNATLSGDSTMDTVPVEVHEALKTAMEKLQSRFTDLMREKADLKERLEELEHRCIQLSGETDTIGEYIALYQSQRAILKQRHQEKEEYISRLAQDKEEMKVKLLELQDLVMRLVGERNEWYSKYVAAAENPELLASQNESMLPVERRIELNATDGEGLREVSLSDEPEQEAVLHQSSFSPIDSKAAQPNQEDPTAKQIMQLLREIQNPQERLGSLPENPCIPFFYRADENDEVKIMVV; the protein is encoded by the exons GCATACTTTGACAGTGATGTTGCCACTCGTAATGCTGAACAGCTTGCTGCCGATGTCCCTGTGCTATCTAACAGCAACAGTCTGCCTAGTTGTGGTTCTGTTCTGCCTGCTCCTGGGAGCATGCAGCTGACACAG ATTCATGAAGCTGAAGATCATAAAAATGCCTTGGATGAGAACAG GTCTCTTTCATCAACAGAAAGTCTCCGCCAGTTGTCCGAACAGCTCAATGGCCTGGTTTCTCAG TCTACGTCATATGTGAATGGAGAAAGTGCTGTTTCTTCCACAAACATTAAGGAAATGGAA aAACAGCAGAACCAAGAAGCAATGAATCAGCTGGAGAAG GAAAAGAAGGAGTTTGAACAGAAATTTTCTAAAGAACAAGCAGCACTGAGGGAACAGCTGCAG gttCATATTCAGACTATTGGAATTCTAGTTTCTGAGAAGTCTGAGTTGCAGACGGCCCTCGGGCATACTCAACAAGCTGCGCGGCAGAAATCAG GAGAAGCTGAAGACCTTGCTGCTCGTTTGCAGTCATCTCGCCAGAGGGTAGCAGAGCTAGAACGCACCTTATCCTCCATCTCTATGCAACAGAAACAGTCAGACAAG cataatAAAGAGTTAGTGAAGGAACGAGACAACCTGAAACTGGAACTGTACAAACAGAG caaaGGTAGTGAGGAACTGAAGCAGCAGAACTCAGAACTGTCCGAGAAACTTCGCTCCCTGGTTTCTGAGAACTCAGCCATGAAGCTGGATATGGAGGATTTGCATAAGAAACTGGAGATGGCTGAACTGATGATCCAACAG TTCTCAAATCAGTCAGGGAGTCTGGATGCCAACCAACAGTTGCAGATAGCACTGGAGGAGAGGGCAAGCCTGGAAACGCAGATTGCTCAG CTCTCGGAGTCACTTCACCAGCTGCGGGCAGAAAGAGATCAGTATGTAGAGAAACTGAAGGAGGAGGGGAGCATTTGGCAGCAGCGGGTACAGCAGCTCTCTGAGCAG GTCCACACAAtggcagaggagaaggagaagcatgTGACCCAAATTCGGGAGCTGGAAGCCAATGTTACAGAACTGTTGAGCAAATCAG TTAAGCCCATGGATATTGAGCCTTCCTCACCGTCAGGGCCCACAGAAGCTGAGCTGAGTCTGCAGGAAGAGGTCCAGCGGCTGCAGCAAGAAAAGGAGGAACTGCACGGGCAGTACCAGGCCCAGGTCCGGGACAATGAGCAGCTGAGCCACCTcaacagggagcaggaggagcggcTGCTGGAGCTCGAGAAGGCCGTGCAGCGCTACAGCGAGGAGTCTGTGGACAGACAGCAGATCCTGGAGAGCATGCAGAGTGACAAGGCCACAATCAGTAGGGCTCTGAGCCAAAACCGGGAGCTGAAGGAGCAGCTGGCTGAATTGCAGAATGGGTTTGTCAAACTG ACAAATGAAAACATGGAGGTTACAAGTGCCCTACAGTCAGAGCAACATGTAAAGAAGGAGTTGGCCAAGAAGCTTGGGCAGCTGCAGGAGAACCTGGGGGAGCTCAAAGAGACG CTGGAACTGAAAACCCAGGAAGCTAGGGGACTGCAGGACCAGCGGGACCAGTACTACAGCCACTTGCAACAGTACACTGTGGCATACCAGCAGCTGGCTGCTGAGAAAGAGGAACTGCACAAGCAGTTCTTGCTTCAGACACAGCTTATGGATCGGCTACAGCATGAGGAAGTTCAGGGGAAGGTGACTGTGGAAATGCACCTGAAGGAGCTGCAGCAGACTAAG GAAAGTCTGGAAGCTGTAGCTAAGGAAAACAAAGAGCTGCAGGCCCAGATCAGTCAGTTAGCAGCAGAGCTGGATGGCAGGATGTTGCACCGAGTGGAAG GAGATGGAGTTGAAAGTGAAGCAATGATTGAAGAAAACCCAAAATCTTCATTTGTGATCCCAGAGAACTTTGAAAGCCATGAAGAAATG GTTGCCTTCTTGACATCTGCCATGTCCCAGGTGGAGAAGGAGCGAGAAGATATGAGACAACAGCTGACTGCTCAGAAACAGCAGTGCAGAAGTCTCCTGCAGCAAATAGCAGCTCTTAGGCAGGAGCAGCAACATAATGCCACACTGAGTGGAG ATTCCACTATGGATACTGTTCCAGTGGAGGTTCACGAGGCTTTGAAAACTGCCATGGAGAAACTACAG TCCCGTTTCACAGACCTGATGCGTGAGAAAGCTGATCTGAAGGAACGGCTAGAAGAGCTAGAACATCGCTGCATACAGCTGTCTGGGGAAACAGACACCATTG GGGAATATATTGCATTATACCAGAGTCAAAGGGCTATCCTCAAACAGCGGCACCAAGAGAAAGAGGAGTACATCAGCAGGTTGGCTCAGGATAAGGAAGAGATGAAG GTGAAGTTATTGGAACTGCAGGACTTGGTGATGCGTCTGGTTGGGGAAAGAAATGAATGGTACAGCAAGTATGTGGCAGCTGCTGAGAACCCAGAGCTGTTAGCAAGCCAGAATGAGAGTATGCTTCCAGTGGAGAGGCGCATTGAACTGAATGCTACTGATGGAGAAG GATTACGAGAAGTGAGTTTATCAGATGAACCTGAACAAGAGGCTGTTCTTCATCAGTCCAGTTTCTCCCCTATTGACAGTAAAGCTGCTCAGCCAAACCAAGAGGATCCCACAGCAAAGCAAATAATGCAGCTTCTCAGAGAAATCCAGAACCCTCAGGAGAGGCTGGGCTCCCTGCCAGAAAACCCCTGCATTCCCTTCTTTTACCGTGCTGATGAGAATGATGAGGTCAAAATCATGGTGGTTTAA
- the GOLGA2 gene encoding golgin subfamily A member 2 isoform X3 produces MADGSRQSKLAAAKKKLKEYQQKNSPGATAGAKKKRKTKEGSRPETPTNDDRQSPENAYFDSDVATRNAEQLAADVPVLSNSNSLPSCGSVLPAPGSMQLTQIHEAEDHKNALDENRSLSSTESLRQLSEQLNGLVSQSTSYVNGESAVSSTNIKEMETRYQELAVALDSSNLTNKQLITKIEELKQQNQEAMNQLEKEKKEFEQKFSKEQAALREQLQVHIQTIGILVSEKSELQTALGHTQQAARQKSGEAEDLAARLQSSRQRVAELERTLSSISMQQKQSDKHNKELVKERDNLKLELYKQSKGSEELKQQNSELSEKLRSLVSENSAMKLDMEDLHKKLEMAELMIQQFSNQSGSLDANQQLQIALEERASLETQIAQLSESLHQLRAERDQYVEKLKEEGSIWQQRVQQLSEQVHTMAEEKEKHVTQIRELEANVTELLSKSAVKPMDIEPSSPSGPTEAELSLQEEVQRLQQEKEELHGQYQAQVRDNEQLSHLNREQEERLLELEKAVQRYSEESVDRQQILESMQSDKATISRALSQNRELKEQLAELQNGFVKLTNENMEVTSALQSEQHVKKELAKKLGQLQENLGELKETLELKTQEARGLQDQRDQYYSHLQQYTVAYQQLAAEKEELHKQFLLQTQLMDRLQHEEVQGKVTVEMHLKELQQTKESLEAVAKENKELQAQISQLAAELDGRMLHRVEGDGVESEAMIEENPKSSFVIPENFESHEEMVAFLTSAMSQVEKEREDMRQQLTAQKQQCRSLLQQIAALRQEQQHNATLSGDSTMDTVPVEVHEALKTAMEKLQSRFTDLMREKADLKERLEELEHRCIQLSGETDTIGEYIALYQSQRAILKQRHQEKEEYISRLAQDKEEMKVKLLELQDLVMRLVGERNEWYSKYVAAAENPELLASQNESMLPVERRIELNATDGEGLREVSLSDEPEQEAVLHQSSFSPIDSKAAQPNQEDPTAKQIMQLLREIQNPQERLGSLPENPCIPFFYRADENDEVKIMVV; encoded by the exons GCATACTTTGACAGTGATGTTGCCACTCGTAATGCTGAACAGCTTGCTGCCGATGTCCCTGTGCTATCTAACAGCAACAGTCTGCCTAGTTGTGGTTCTGTTCTGCCTGCTCCTGGGAGCATGCAGCTGACACAG ATTCATGAAGCTGAAGATCATAAAAATGCCTTGGATGAGAACAG GTCTCTTTCATCAACAGAAAGTCTCCGCCAGTTGTCCGAACAGCTCAATGGCCTGGTTTCTCAG TCTACGTCATATGTGAATGGAGAAAGTGCTGTTTCTTCCACAAACATTAAGGAAATGGAA ACACGTTACCAGGAGCTGGCAGTAGCCCTAGATTCCAGCAATCTAACTAACAAACAGCTCATTACAAAGATAGAGGAATTG aAACAGCAGAACCAAGAAGCAATGAATCAGCTGGAGAAG GAAAAGAAGGAGTTTGAACAGAAATTTTCTAAAGAACAAGCAGCACTGAGGGAACAGCTGCAG gttCATATTCAGACTATTGGAATTCTAGTTTCTGAGAAGTCTGAGTTGCAGACGGCCCTCGGGCATACTCAACAAGCTGCGCGGCAGAAATCAG GAGAAGCTGAAGACCTTGCTGCTCGTTTGCAGTCATCTCGCCAGAGGGTAGCAGAGCTAGAACGCACCTTATCCTCCATCTCTATGCAACAGAAACAGTCAGACAAG cataatAAAGAGTTAGTGAAGGAACGAGACAACCTGAAACTGGAACTGTACAAACAGAG caaaGGTAGTGAGGAACTGAAGCAGCAGAACTCAGAACTGTCCGAGAAACTTCGCTCCCTGGTTTCTGAGAACTCAGCCATGAAGCTGGATATGGAGGATTTGCATAAGAAACTGGAGATGGCTGAACTGATGATCCAACAG TTCTCAAATCAGTCAGGGAGTCTGGATGCCAACCAACAGTTGCAGATAGCACTGGAGGAGAGGGCAAGCCTGGAAACGCAGATTGCTCAG CTCTCGGAGTCACTTCACCAGCTGCGGGCAGAAAGAGATCAGTATGTAGAGAAACTGAAGGAGGAGGGGAGCATTTGGCAGCAGCGGGTACAGCAGCTCTCTGAGCAG GTCCACACAAtggcagaggagaaggagaagcatgTGACCCAAATTCGGGAGCTGGAAGCCAATGTTACAGAACTGTTGAGCAAATCAG CAGTTAAGCCCATGGATATTGAGCCTTCCTCACCGTCAGGGCCCACAGAAGCTGAGCTGAGTCTGCAGGAAGAGGTCCAGCGGCTGCAGCAAGAAAAGGAGGAACTGCACGGGCAGTACCAGGCCCAGGTCCGGGACAATGAGCAGCTGAGCCACCTcaacagggagcaggaggagcggcTGCTGGAGCTCGAGAAGGCCGTGCAGCGCTACAGCGAGGAGTCTGTGGACAGACAGCAGATCCTGGAGAGCATGCAGAGTGACAAGGCCACAATCAGTAGGGCTCTGAGCCAAAACCGGGAGCTGAAGGAGCAGCTGGCTGAATTGCAGAATGGGTTTGTCAAACTG ACAAATGAAAACATGGAGGTTACAAGTGCCCTACAGTCAGAGCAACATGTAAAGAAGGAGTTGGCCAAGAAGCTTGGGCAGCTGCAGGAGAACCTGGGGGAGCTCAAAGAGACG CTGGAACTGAAAACCCAGGAAGCTAGGGGACTGCAGGACCAGCGGGACCAGTACTACAGCCACTTGCAACAGTACACTGTGGCATACCAGCAGCTGGCTGCTGAGAAAGAGGAACTGCACAAGCAGTTCTTGCTTCAGACACAGCTTATGGATCGGCTACAGCATGAGGAAGTTCAGGGGAAGGTGACTGTGGAAATGCACCTGAAGGAGCTGCAGCAGACTAAG GAAAGTCTGGAAGCTGTAGCTAAGGAAAACAAAGAGCTGCAGGCCCAGATCAGTCAGTTAGCAGCAGAGCTGGATGGCAGGATGTTGCACCGAGTGGAAG GAGATGGAGTTGAAAGTGAAGCAATGATTGAAGAAAACCCAAAATCTTCATTTGTGATCCCAGAGAACTTTGAAAGCCATGAAGAAATG GTTGCCTTCTTGACATCTGCCATGTCCCAGGTGGAGAAGGAGCGAGAAGATATGAGACAACAGCTGACTGCTCAGAAACAGCAGTGCAGAAGTCTCCTGCAGCAAATAGCAGCTCTTAGGCAGGAGCAGCAACATAATGCCACACTGAGTGGAG ATTCCACTATGGATACTGTTCCAGTGGAGGTTCACGAGGCTTTGAAAACTGCCATGGAGAAACTACAG TCCCGTTTCACAGACCTGATGCGTGAGAAAGCTGATCTGAAGGAACGGCTAGAAGAGCTAGAACATCGCTGCATACAGCTGTCTGGGGAAACAGACACCATTG GGGAATATATTGCATTATACCAGAGTCAAAGGGCTATCCTCAAACAGCGGCACCAAGAGAAAGAGGAGTACATCAGCAGGTTGGCTCAGGATAAGGAAGAGATGAAG GTGAAGTTATTGGAACTGCAGGACTTGGTGATGCGTCTGGTTGGGGAAAGAAATGAATGGTACAGCAAGTATGTGGCAGCTGCTGAGAACCCAGAGCTGTTAGCAAGCCAGAATGAGAGTATGCTTCCAGTGGAGAGGCGCATTGAACTGAATGCTACTGATGGAGAAG GATTACGAGAAGTGAGTTTATCAGATGAACCTGAACAAGAGGCTGTTCTTCATCAGTCCAGTTTCTCCCCTATTGACAGTAAAGCTGCTCAGCCAAACCAAGAGGATCCCACAGCAAAGCAAATAATGCAGCTTCTCAGAGAAATCCAGAACCCTCAGGAGAGGCTGGGCTCCCTGCCAGAAAACCCCTGCATTCCCTTCTTTTACCGTGCTGATGAGAATGATGAGGTCAAAATCATGGTGGTTTAA
- the GOLGA2 gene encoding golgin subfamily A member 2 isoform X7 yields MADGSRQSKLAAAKKKLKEYQQKNSPGATAGAKKKRKTKEGSRPETPTNDDRQSPENIHEAEDHKNALDENRSLSSTESLRQLSEQLNGLVSQSTSYVNGESAVSSTNIKEMETRYQELAVALDSSNLTNKQLITKIEELKQQNQEAMNQLEKEKKEFEQKFSKEQAALREQLQVHIQTIGILVSEKSELQTALGHTQQAARQKSGEAEDLAARLQSSRQRVAELERTLSSISMQQKQSDKHNKELVKERDNLKLELYKQSKGSEELKQQNSELSEKLRSLVSENSAMKLDMEDLHKKLEMAELMIQQFSNQSGSLDANQQLQIALEERASLETQIAQLSESLHQLRAERDQYVEKLKEEGSIWQQRVQQLSEQVHTMAEEKEKHVTQIRELEANVTELLSKSAVKPMDIEPSSPSGPTEAELSLQEEVQRLQQEKEELHGQYQAQVRDNEQLSHLNREQEERLLELEKAVQRYSEESVDRQQILESMQSDKATISRALSQNRELKEQLAELQNGFVKLTNENMEVTSALQSEQHVKKELAKKLGQLQENLGELKETLELKTQEARGLQDQRDQYYSHLQQYTVAYQQLAAEKEELHKQFLLQTQLMDRLQHEEVQGKVTVEMHLKELQQTKESLEAVAKENKELQAQISQLAAELDGRMLHRVEGDGVESEAMIEENPKSSFVIPENFESHEEMVAFLTSAMSQVEKEREDMRQQLTAQKQQCRSLLQQIAALRQEQQHNATLSGDSTMDTVPVEVHEALKTAMEKLQSRFTDLMREKADLKERLEELEHRCIQLSGETDTIGEYIALYQSQRAILKQRHQEKEEYISRLAQDKEEMKVKLLELQDLVMRLVGERNEWYSKYVAAAENPELLASQNESMLPVERRIELNATDGEGLREVSLSDEPEQEAVLHQSSFSPIDSKAAQPNQEDPTAKQIMQLLREIQNPQERLGSLPENPCIPFFYRADENDEVKIMVV; encoded by the exons ATTCATGAAGCTGAAGATCATAAAAATGCCTTGGATGAGAACAG GTCTCTTTCATCAACAGAAAGTCTCCGCCAGTTGTCCGAACAGCTCAATGGCCTGGTTTCTCAG TCTACGTCATATGTGAATGGAGAAAGTGCTGTTTCTTCCACAAACATTAAGGAAATGGAA ACACGTTACCAGGAGCTGGCAGTAGCCCTAGATTCCAGCAATCTAACTAACAAACAGCTCATTACAAAGATAGAGGAATTG aAACAGCAGAACCAAGAAGCAATGAATCAGCTGGAGAAG GAAAAGAAGGAGTTTGAACAGAAATTTTCTAAAGAACAAGCAGCACTGAGGGAACAGCTGCAG gttCATATTCAGACTATTGGAATTCTAGTTTCTGAGAAGTCTGAGTTGCAGACGGCCCTCGGGCATACTCAACAAGCTGCGCGGCAGAAATCAG GAGAAGCTGAAGACCTTGCTGCTCGTTTGCAGTCATCTCGCCAGAGGGTAGCAGAGCTAGAACGCACCTTATCCTCCATCTCTATGCAACAGAAACAGTCAGACAAG cataatAAAGAGTTAGTGAAGGAACGAGACAACCTGAAACTGGAACTGTACAAACAGAG caaaGGTAGTGAGGAACTGAAGCAGCAGAACTCAGAACTGTCCGAGAAACTTCGCTCCCTGGTTTCTGAGAACTCAGCCATGAAGCTGGATATGGAGGATTTGCATAAGAAACTGGAGATGGCTGAACTGATGATCCAACAG TTCTCAAATCAGTCAGGGAGTCTGGATGCCAACCAACAGTTGCAGATAGCACTGGAGGAGAGGGCAAGCCTGGAAACGCAGATTGCTCAG CTCTCGGAGTCACTTCACCAGCTGCGGGCAGAAAGAGATCAGTATGTAGAGAAACTGAAGGAGGAGGGGAGCATTTGGCAGCAGCGGGTACAGCAGCTCTCTGAGCAG GTCCACACAAtggcagaggagaaggagaagcatgTGACCCAAATTCGGGAGCTGGAAGCCAATGTTACAGAACTGTTGAGCAAATCAG CAGTTAAGCCCATGGATATTGAGCCTTCCTCACCGTCAGGGCCCACAGAAGCTGAGCTGAGTCTGCAGGAAGAGGTCCAGCGGCTGCAGCAAGAAAAGGAGGAACTGCACGGGCAGTACCAGGCCCAGGTCCGGGACAATGAGCAGCTGAGCCACCTcaacagggagcaggaggagcggcTGCTGGAGCTCGAGAAGGCCGTGCAGCGCTACAGCGAGGAGTCTGTGGACAGACAGCAGATCCTGGAGAGCATGCAGAGTGACAAGGCCACAATCAGTAGGGCTCTGAGCCAAAACCGGGAGCTGAAGGAGCAGCTGGCTGAATTGCAGAATGGGTTTGTCAAACTG ACAAATGAAAACATGGAGGTTACAAGTGCCCTACAGTCAGAGCAACATGTAAAGAAGGAGTTGGCCAAGAAGCTTGGGCAGCTGCAGGAGAACCTGGGGGAGCTCAAAGAGACG CTGGAACTGAAAACCCAGGAAGCTAGGGGACTGCAGGACCAGCGGGACCAGTACTACAGCCACTTGCAACAGTACACTGTGGCATACCAGCAGCTGGCTGCTGAGAAAGAGGAACTGCACAAGCAGTTCTTGCTTCAGACACAGCTTATGGATCGGCTACAGCATGAGGAAGTTCAGGGGAAGGTGACTGTGGAAATGCACCTGAAGGAGCTGCAGCAGACTAAG GAAAGTCTGGAAGCTGTAGCTAAGGAAAACAAAGAGCTGCAGGCCCAGATCAGTCAGTTAGCAGCAGAGCTGGATGGCAGGATGTTGCACCGAGTGGAAG GAGATGGAGTTGAAAGTGAAGCAATGATTGAAGAAAACCCAAAATCTTCATTTGTGATCCCAGAGAACTTTGAAAGCCATGAAGAAATG GTTGCCTTCTTGACATCTGCCATGTCCCAGGTGGAGAAGGAGCGAGAAGATATGAGACAACAGCTGACTGCTCAGAAACAGCAGTGCAGAAGTCTCCTGCAGCAAATAGCAGCTCTTAGGCAGGAGCAGCAACATAATGCCACACTGAGTGGAG ATTCCACTATGGATACTGTTCCAGTGGAGGTTCACGAGGCTTTGAAAACTGCCATGGAGAAACTACAG TCCCGTTTCACAGACCTGATGCGTGAGAAAGCTGATCTGAAGGAACGGCTAGAAGAGCTAGAACATCGCTGCATACAGCTGTCTGGGGAAACAGACACCATTG GGGAATATATTGCATTATACCAGAGTCAAAGGGCTATCCTCAAACAGCGGCACCAAGAGAAAGAGGAGTACATCAGCAGGTTGGCTCAGGATAAGGAAGAGATGAAG GTGAAGTTATTGGAACTGCAGGACTTGGTGATGCGTCTGGTTGGGGAAAGAAATGAATGGTACAGCAAGTATGTGGCAGCTGCTGAGAACCCAGAGCTGTTAGCAAGCCAGAATGAGAGTATGCTTCCAGTGGAGAGGCGCATTGAACTGAATGCTACTGATGGAGAAG GATTACGAGAAGTGAGTTTATCAGATGAACCTGAACAAGAGGCTGTTCTTCATCAGTCCAGTTTCTCCCCTATTGACAGTAAAGCTGCTCAGCCAAACCAAGAGGATCCCACAGCAAAGCAAATAATGCAGCTTCTCAGAGAAATCCAGAACCCTCAGGAGAGGCTGGGCTCCCTGCCAGAAAACCCCTGCATTCCCTTCTTTTACCGTGCTGATGAGAATGATGAGGTCAAAATCATGGTGGTTTAA